In the Glycine max cultivar Williams 82 chromosome 19, Glycine_max_v4.0, whole genome shotgun sequence genome, tattttaataaaaaaattggtttattattatatacttaTTCAGGATTAAAGTGTGGATTACGAATGTAAGTTCATAAGTACCTAATATGAAAATGATGATTAAAATGGTTATCCAGGTAAGTCTAGATCGAGTAaggtttcatttttaaatataggtATAAGGAATGGATACTATAGAATTTTACCCAAATCATATCAATTATTGTCAGTAACCGggaaattaagattaaaaaaataatataatatgagaaattttaaaagaaatcatGTGCGCGGttattaacattattaaaacATGATTTAATAGATCTTTAAaagagattatatatatatatatataagatgtaatttattttaaaaaataccttAAGAATGAGATTCCAAATTATCatatacataatttaataaataatttaacatgaaatttaataaataaataaatctatcaaaaaaataattaaagaagtgataatatttatttcattaattattattctatactaaaatatatgttattgaaaaattattaagaaagtACCTCACtagatgatttttatttacaatgataactgaataaataataaatatttactaaattaaTGATTGTtcaattaatatgttttttaattaaaaataaggtaAAGATAGAGAAAAGAGATTTTTTCCCATAATAATATGTACTTTCCTCATAATCTTttgtaatgttattttttattaaatatatatatatatatatatatattttaaataaatattttgaatttctttGTTACAATGATCACTCTATAAATAAgaattcaaaagattttttaaagTGATAATACAAAACTGATGACTTTGACAAAATTATAGGTTGTGatgatcaaattgaatttcacATGAATAAATATGAGAGTTTTCTTGAAACTAGTATTACTTTCTATTAAGGTGGGTGGTCGTACACATGGACAAGGTTGAGATACTTGCAAAAGTATTTTATTGTCAAAGCATTAACTATTTTTTGTCTGTCACATGCATACTTCATTAAAGATAATTCTTTTGAGATTAATAAAATCTCTTAGAGTGCGTTTGGATAGtaaattttaactgaggaaagtaatttatcagagaattagaatttttgtaatctagaattcattgttcagatattttttttgaagaatttaaaattttaaaattttaaaacagagttttaaacaactaaaaatctaaaatttcaatttccttttaaaagatgaaaaattgaaattatctttTTACCGTCTTCTCCTTCTCCAAGAAATACTGCATGAGCTTCGTGTAATATCGATCGGGTGTAAGCATACGGGGAGAAACACGCATAACTAGCACAccaatcatatttttctttttttcatttatttttttcactctcataacttttttttttatctaaacacaaaattttgaaaataaaagaatttcaattaaaatatttaaaattcttagaattttaaattttctcgtCCAAACACACTATATACTTATGACTCCAACTGAACATCTTTAATTAAGTTGTAACAAATTCACACCGTTGATTTGGACGCTCAATGGTAAatgttaagtattttttaataacaactTGTAATCAATGTTTATTTACTAGAATGACACTGGTTGTATTATCCTCTTTTGATTATGTTCTTTTGGTATGAttgattaaaaaagtaaaaacaaaataaaaatttaaaaaagtaaaagaaaacaagaaagaaaggagGAATTCTAAAgtaaatattctaaaattttaaaaaactattactGGCGCCTTATGATAAACTTTAGATATTGTGATAGGTAGAGTAAATTGAAGTTTGCATTGTAATATTTTCACTAAGTTACTAACTCAAAAATTGTGTTACTTGCATCTAACAACTTTTCAATTATAATGAGGATGAGATGTGTGTGGGGGCCGGGCCTCTTATCAACCCTCGAATGTATAATTGTTTTCCAATATTTGATCTTCAAGACTTTTCTCAATACCCTACGTCAGttagcaagaaaaaaaaacgcaAGGCTTTGACGCACAAGCTTGTTAGACTTAACATTGATTTGCTAAGAAGGAATGATCGagtgataaattattaaatttatatttgttgaaTTTATGTGCATGATATCAAaggaaaattatttgaaaaagaaacctagaaaaattcataaaaaataccaTGGTTTAATTTACACTTAAGTTCTTTgtaaaattgtttccatgaggATCTCCCTTAATTTTGtagaaaataaagcaaaatactTTCAAATGAACGAAGCATTTGAAACGTCAAGGTGGCGTAAGTGTTCCACACCCTATTGAAAGAAGTAATATTTTCTCATTAGAGATCCAGTGCACAAGCTTAATTACTTTTGTACTCATACTATTTAATAACTTTCTATAAAGTACGAAATTAATACAATTGTGGAATTGAAATTTCTTGCAAAGTAGATTAAATCTACGTaagtaaaaaactaattaatattcatctcactaattaaaaaatttatgttatatgttatttaaaacataagcaaatttttattgttacacATGTCCAATTTATgtacaattatatatttaattgtatGTTTGATTTATTATAGATTCTTCATAATCGCATTGAAATGctaattaatgtaaatttagataatttttcacacataatttgaaaactattttggcTGGATATAAAATAGATCCTGAACTGAAACAAGTTTAACTTTTAGGTAATTTTTagcattatataaaaaaattatattaaattttttttacatgtttttataataaaaaaaaactaaatataaatgatattactttaaaatcaattttattaacgtTCATATAAACACACGCTAAAACAAACTAAGTTTACATTAGTAATAACTCGTCATGTTTTGATGTTGTTGCATGCATTTCATAAGttgaaagaataattaattttatcgtaTTTTATGACGCTTACTTCatcatttcaattaaattcGAATTTTACAtacaaatacattttatttgaaTCATTGCAAAGAAAGACAAATCCCTATATGCTGTGGTATTTACCTGTGGCTAAAAATTGTATACAAGAATAGACCTCGGAGAGACATTTCCACATACGAAaaacatatacatataaaaaaaaagttgaaggaAAGTGGGGTGATGATTAACCAACCAATTGGAGCATACCATTGCGTTTGTTTAGGTCCAAAAACCCCCAAGGAAAgctgcacaattttttttcctcctttgtTTTAACTGttcaaaaacgaaaaaaaataaaaatagaacgaGACTTGTCTTCTTTCCTTAGTTTTCTGCTTCCGTATTTTGTTTTCCTCCTCCTCGTTCTCTGTGCATATCTAGAATATACATCCCACACTTCAATGAGACTGCATTAACGAACAAGCTACAGCCTGAGCCCAGTGTCTCAACTTGGTCTTTACATGTTCAGGGTCGTCCCCTACACACATATCCAGCGAGCAGATTATTGCAACAACGCAATATTTTAAGCACTCATTGCAAATATCAATGAATTGATCACTATGATATAGCATATCTAGGATATGATATATGCAagatatatatcaaaatatgtataaaaactcataaaacatagaaaataaataattataatcctGCAAATCCACAttaagaacattttttttaaaaattattaaagtaaaataaaaatcattgttatcatatgTTAATCAGTTTCTATGTATCatctataaataacaataatatcaaTCTCatcccttttaaaaaaaatcttacctaaatagaacaatttttatttatttttcatcaaagATGATTCTTTTAAGTTTCTAGGTTATATTAGATtttcataacattttttttggtgggcattttcataacatttttaaaagcTTATATAAACACTTCATAAATAcatatggggggggggggggggtgagatATTCAAGATTATCCTTATCAAATTAATGTATAGGATACATGAAGCAAATGAAAGTATAATTGCTTCATATTTAGATTGATCCGAATCAATAGATGTGAAATCGGCTGCAGGAATGACATGCATACATATATGAGATGAAATTGTGGTAAGAAATTTCATGCATcttttttatggaaaataattttatttgagttaaaaaaatattattataggtaataaaatatttcttccAACTGAAAACTATGGATTAATCAAGAAATGAATGATCCTAGTCATTTTGGTTTAGTCATTTTAAATAAGGTGTTAAAATTTTGTGGAGGAAAGAGACAGACAAAAAATGCTGGATAGTCAAATTATATAAAGATCCGTCATcaacaaaactaataaatattccATCAAtaccatgaaaaaaaattaattaaacatgaatataatatatatatatatatatatatatatatatatatgtatgtatgtatgttgatACCTGGACTACAAATCTTCCAAGAATCAGAATCAGGCGGCGGTGCACTACTGACGGGGCtcccaaaggaagaagaagggcGGCTATGAGGGGTGGAGACCGGTGACAACTGGCGATTGACGGCGAAATAGAGGTCGAGAGCCGGCAAGGTGTTGCACAGTTTCTGCCCGTTTTCCTCGTTGAATCCGAACCCTAACTCTATGCACCCTTTAAGCTCGTGAAGATCATCGTCCGTGACATCATCACAATTGCGAAAACTGTTCCTCCTAGTCCTCGTCGTCCTCTTTCTCTCCCACGCAATGTCTCGCGGCGCCTCCAAAATCGATTGCTGCTTCGACAAACAGCGCTTCCTTTTCTTCAGTGACAAATGCTGAAACTCCGTTTCTACCTGCTGCTGGAACCGTACTTGTTGCTCTACTTCCcccatatatatacatatatatatatatatatatatatatatatatatatatatatatatatatatatacacacacgtgATCACtcaatatatacacatataatatcaatgtatgtatgtatgtatgtatctaGTATAGTAAAAATgcttgctatttaatttactctttttttgttGAAGATGAATAATGAATGAATATTTAGGTAGGAATGTGTGGGTGGTGGTAGCGGCGGAGGCAGCCCAGAAAGAACGAGGCTGGCTACCTCGCGCGCCCTGAAGGGTTGATTAGGGTGAAACGACGGAGAGTGTGTTAACGTTTGATGAAATAAATGAATGGTGAAAATGGAAAATGGAGAGGGAACTAAATAGGAACTATTAATGGGGATTTAACTTTGGTGATTGGTATTTTACCATCCATTTGTAACTGACAACAGCGTTAATTATAGGGGAAAGCTGAGGAATATATTTGGGTAAAAGCTTCGTTATTAAAGAGAATATGCTTTTACGTTGAACCGTTTCCCAAATTATATGAGGCTCTTTGGTTCCTTCCACTATTAACATTGCAACTCATCCATCATGTCTCGTTCGTTACCCTTTAGTGTCAAAGTTTATACTACTAATTTTTGTGTTGCTGTTGTGTCACTCTGTACTTCATGCACCATGTGTCTCAGTCTTGTATGCAACCAGCCAACCAAAATTGCAATTATCAATAACAAACCAACCAAAATTggagtatatatacatataacaaATCTTTTCGAAGAAATCTAAACTCTTACACAATtcttaattacttaattttttaataataatataaatacttaaatatatatgttttttagtttctcaaattagagttatatataatttttttatagtgtcccaaattaaaatttattttttagtgtctcaaattagaaaaatatttttttaatccctcTCCCATCTATAAATAGTGAGaataataaattcataatttatgaTGACTTTTGATTGCTgggatttaattttataatttaaaaattaaattttggtgATTAAAAGTTATCACAATTTAGGAATGGAATATTTCTCATTTAACACGTAtacaaatagaaattaaaaaaatattttatatatttgaaaaactaaaaaacaactTTAGGAGACTAAAACATGATGACGTCTCTCGTATTAAAAGAACtaaatatgtttaaatataaaatataaaaaagtaatattcaAATGCTCTGTCATATTTCCTTattcataaaaagaaaactgtacattaattaaaaaatttgttgtatGACTTGTTTGTGTTTGTATAAATTTAGATTAGATTTAGAAGTATCtaataaaaagagttttttcTTATATGGAAATGAAACGAATAAATATTAACAAtggtcaaaattaaattaaataattatatgaattttttaagtgatgacatgatttaaaaaaaaaaacaaacttatgttttataaagaccttttttggtgaattttgtaaatatttttttaaaaaatatcattatttttattcaaaaattaattaaataaacaaaacaaaaagaaagtctttttttttattattttaccctCAACTCGGTAAGAAAAGAAGAAACTTTGATGTGTACGTAGACATGGTAAACTCGTCAGGGATAActttaataaattgaaaatattttactagGTTGGGgtagtattataattttaattgataaacattttaaattgttttagagAATGTTCTTTAACCGTATTAAGTTAAATAGATTAAACTGTATATTTTAATACGAGAAGAGAACATAGTGTACTACTCACATCGATCATGTATTGGAAGTGTAATTGTGGcatttaattaaagattaaacaatatattttaacaaaacgAGAAAGAGCATTGTGGATAAGTATAATTTGatctaaataaatataatttaccaaaaagtattgtaaataaaaagaataatactcaaataactaaattaatttcctAAAAAGACATACTTATCAATATTATACATGGCATatataaggataaaatttaGTTGCAATCCTTTCAGTGTTTTTAGTGTGTTATCTTGAGTGAGTATTGTTAAACTTATGTGTTGAACGAAACAAgcagtttgtctaaataatgttctttctcatttcaagtgtatttatttaaattgttcctgttttaaaaaaaaaattattttaagaaacaaatccTAAATGCTTATATAAAAtgctttaatataatttaaagatttttttaaatttaaacaaactcattATAACCAAACTCGAACAGATTATGTTGAATATTTGCATATGGTATATGCATGTGTGCCTCTTGGGTGGGTGATATGAAAGCCAAATTCAAATTGTACGAGTCGACAATACATGCATGTTTATTACCTCGTTTCAGTGCGTGTAATGATAGAAACTAGGGGTTGAATAACAAATTCTAGCGAAGAATAATAGAATGCTAAATATAGAGCTTAGACTCGTatgtttcaaattcaaaccaCGCTGTAACCAATCCAATTCATTCAATTACGATTCTCACTCCCCACCTCTCATTCCCAagtatgaaaaggaaaaaaaaaaacgttccCAAGTGATCATAATACAAGAGAAAGatagaaattaattaacttcatctcctcctcctccttcttgcCTGGTTTGGTACCTCCAACCCAGGTGAGTTTTTTGGTTGCTTGAATCTCCATAGATGATTAAAATGACGTAAATAAACCGTATAGCATCCCCATAATCGGAGCACAAAGAAAAACCAAGAAgccactttcttttttttggcgTACAGGACAATAAAAACCCATCTTGTCTTGTAAGTTATATATATCTTTGTAATCTAATTTTTTCCTGTACGGCCAAACCAAAACGTGTTCTCCTTTGGATTTTCTTTATTACCCTTCTTCAATCATCATGCAACATTCCAGTGCAAAAGGTCTTTTGCTTtctcttgtttgtgtctttgttctGTTGAATGAGATTGATGCTGGTGCTTGGAATGAGGAGCCAGGTTCTTTGATCTTGGGTTGTGGGTTGGATGGAGGGGGTGCCAAAGATGCTGATGGAAGACAATGGAGCCCTGATAGCAAGTTCTTGGGGCCAGAAGGTGGCTCAATCACATCCAAAGCCTCTTACCAAGATCCTTCTCTTATGTCTGAGATTCCATACATGTCAGCACGTGTTTTCACATCCGAGACAACATACAAATTCCCCGTCCAACCCGATAAGCGCTATTGGCTCAGGCTCCATTTTTACCCTGCTCTTTATGGCAGTTTCAATCCCTCTGACTCATATTTCTCCGTGACTGCAAATGGGGTTACCCTCCTCTCCAATTTCAGCGCTACAACCACTTGTGAGGCCCTCTCACAGGCCTACATTGATAGAGAGTACTCCCTTGCACCTTTGAATTCAGATGCCTTGACTCTCACCTTCAAGCCTTCTGATAAATACAATGGCACATTCGCTTTTGTCAACGGCCTTCAGCTGATCCCGATGCCCGAGTTGTTTGATTCTGGGGCATTGGTAGGTTATGCTGACCAAACCACGGATGTGAAGAGCTTGAATTTGCAAACCATGGTTAGGCTAAATGTTGGTGGACAGTACATATCTCCAACACACGACTCTGGCCTTACAAGGATGTGGTATGATGACACGCCTTACCTTTATGGTGCAGGCACTGGTGTGACCAACCAAGCTGAGAagaatgttccaattgattacCAGACCATGCCAAAGTACATTGCTCCTTCTGATGTTTACTCCACGTCAAGATCAATGGGGACTGACAAGGATGTCAACATGGGCTTCAATCTCACATGGATCTTCCAAGTTGATCCCAATTCCATGTACCTTGTAAGGTTGCATTTTTGTGATTACTATTACTCCAAGGTCAATGAGATTGTTTTCGACGTATTTCTCAACAACCAAACGGCACAAGCTCAAGCTGATGTCATAGGGTGGACAGGAGGTAAGGGAGTGCCAACTTATAAGGACTATGTGATATATGTCCAAGATGGGGAGGGTGATGACAAGCTTTGGCTGGCTCTCCACCCTTCACCTGACTCAAAGCCCGAGTACTATGATGCCATGCTCAATGGAGTGGAAATATTCAAGCTCAATGACACAGACTTGTCTGGTCCCAATCCTCAGCTTTCGGAGATGCTCCTCAGGCAGCAGAAAGAGGATGAGGAAGCAGGTTTCACTAGCCACAGAGCATATCACAAGCATGCTGTTATTGGTGGAGCTGCTGGAGGTGCTGCTGGTTTAGCTTTTATGGCTGCATTATGCGTTGTGTACAACAAGAAGAAGAGAGCTCCAGGGTCAGAGGGTCAGACAAGCTGGCTTCCCATCTATTTGAACTCACACAGCAAATCCTCTGCCTCGTCTGGGAAGAGCGTTAGCAGTGCCAACTTATCTGCCATGGCTCAAGGTCTTTGCCGTTATTTCTCCTTGCAAGAGATAAAGCAAGCGACGAAGAATTTTGACGAGGCCAACGTCATTGGTGTTGGTGGATTTGGAAAGGTGTACAAGGGTGTCATTGATAATGGAATGAAGGTGGCAATCAAGAGGTCAAACCCGCAGTCAGAACAAGGAGTTAATGAGTTCCAAACGGAAATAGAAATGCTTTCCAAGCTGAGACACAAGCATTTGGTGTCCTTGATTGGGTTCTGCGAGGAAAATGATGAGATGTGCCTGGTTTATGACTTCATGGCTCTTGGCACCATGAGAGAGCATCTTTACAAGGGCAACAAGCCTATGTCTACTCTGTCATGGAAGCAAAGGTTGGAGATTTGCATTGGAGCTGCAAGAGGGCTTCACTACCTTCACACTGGGGCTAAGTACACCATCATTCATAGAGATGTCAAAACAACAAACATTCTCTTGGATGAAAACTGGAATGCCAAGGTTTCAGATTTTGGCTTGTCTAAAACGGGTCCAAACATGAACACTGGTCATGTTAGTACTGTGGTGAAGGGAAGTTTTGGCTACTTGGATCCTGAATACTTCAGGAGGCAACAGTTGACTGAAAAATCTGATGTATACTCATTTGGGGTTGTTCTGTTTGAAGCGCTGTGTGCCAGGCCGGTTCTCAATCCTAGCCTTCCAAAGGAACAGGTCAGTCTTGCTGATTGGGCATTGCTTTGCAAGCAGAAAGGAACTCTAGAGGATCTCATTGACCCATGTCTCAAGGGAAAGATCAATCCAGAAAGCTTGAACAAGTTTGTAGACACGGCTGAAAAGTGCTTGTCTGATCATGGTACCGATCGTCCCTCCATGAATGATCTCTTGTGGAATCTCGAATTCGCTCTCAACCTGCAAGAAAATGTTGAAGGTGGTTCAACTCATTCTGCTCGTGCTGAGGAAAGTAACTTTGAAGATGTAGGCTTGGGAGACAACGACATGGCACGTCACTATAAAAACTTGAGCCTCGGAAGTGAGCATGACCTTAGCAGCGATTCTAATGAGAATCCAAATGCCATCTTGTCAGAATTTGTCAATCCAAAAGGacgataaagataaaatatgctCTGGATAACTGGTTGTTTTGATGTTGGGGAAGTAGCTTCGAGCATTCATGGAATTCAAGCAAATAAAACCGCCTAGTTTGCGTCGCTTCAAAAGTATTTGTTGAATTTCTAATTTCTATCCTTTCCTCCCCTatcatgaattttttatatttacaaacattaattattttatacccTGTCTCTGTCAGTTTGTATAGGCAGCACTTGGATTACTTGTTGCTTGTGAAATATTATTGGAGACTCTGATTCTTTACTAGCATTGTAGAAACCTCACCTATCCTTATCTGGCTTTTGTAAAATTCGAGTTGATATTTAATGCGTGCAAAAACGCTGTCTAAAATCTAGAAAGAGTTGTTCGGTAGAAATGTAATGTAAGCAGTACTGTTTCTTAATTTTGAAGGCAAAAGTTGCATTCAATACAGTTTCTAatgattcaattttttgttatctttaaCCTGAAATTAGGAAAGGAA is a window encoding:
- the LOC102659961 gene encoding receptor-like protein kinase ANXUR2 translates to MQHSSAKGLLLSLVCVFVLLNEIDAGAWNEEPGSLILGCGLDGGGAKDADGRQWSPDSKFLGPEGGSITSKASYQDPSLMSEIPYMSARVFTSETTYKFPVQPDKRYWLRLHFYPALYGSFNPSDSYFSVTANGVTLLSNFSATTTCEALSQAYIDREYSLAPLNSDALTLTFKPSDKYNGTFAFVNGLQLIPMPELFDSGALVGYADQTTDVKSLNLQTMVRLNVGGQYISPTHDSGLTRMWYDDTPYLYGAGTGVTNQAEKNVPIDYQTMPKYIAPSDVYSTSRSMGTDKDVNMGFNLTWIFQVDPNSMYLVRLHFCDYYYSKVNEIVFDVFLNNQTAQAQADVIGWTGGKGVPTYKDYVIYVQDGEGDDKLWLALHPSPDSKPEYYDAMLNGVEIFKLNDTDLSGPNPQLSEMLLRQQKEDEEAGFTSHRAYHKHAVIGGAAGGAAGLAFMAALCVVYNKKKRAPGSEGQTSWLPIYLNSHSKSSASSGKSVSSANLSAMAQGLCRYFSLQEIKQATKNFDEANVIGVGGFGKVYKGVIDNGMKVAIKRSNPQSEQGVNEFQTEIEMLSKLRHKHLVSLIGFCEENDEMCLVYDFMALGTMREHLYKGNKPMSTLSWKQRLEICIGAARGLHYLHTGAKYTIIHRDVKTTNILLDENWNAKVSDFGLSKTGPNMNTGHVSTVVKGSFGYLDPEYFRRQQLTEKSDVYSFGVVLFEALCARPVLNPSLPKEQVSLADWALLCKQKGTLEDLIDPCLKGKINPESLNKFVDTAEKCLSDHGTDRPSMNDLLWNLEFALNLQENVEGGSTHSARAEESNFEDVGLGDNDMARHYKNLSLGSEHDLSSDSNENPNAILSEFVNPKGR